The Erythrolamprus reginae isolate rEryReg1 chromosome 3, rEryReg1.hap1, whole genome shotgun sequence genome contains a region encoding:
- the LOC139165470 gene encoding SCAN domain-containing protein 3-like, which translates to MNKKQTSLKSFFEKEESPNETDEDSMTAKKKKAAFKRKYNESYLNYGFIATGDSHAPSPLCLLCGERLSNEAMKPSKLVRHLQTKHPASKDKPLEFFERKKREHEGQKQLLKATTSTNVSALRASFLVANRIAKAKKPFTIGEELILPAAKDICQELLGEAAVKKVAQVPLSASTVSRRINEIAEDIEVQLLERINASPWYAIQVDESTDVDNKAVMLVYVRYIFQEDLHEDMLCVLLLPANTTGAELFKSLDDYISGNLNWSFCVGICTDGAAAMTGRLSGLTTRVKEVASECDSTHCVIHREMLASRKMSPELNSVLQDVIKVINHIKAHALNSRLFEQLCEEMDAEHKRLLLHTEVRWLSKGRALARVFELRDPLYRFLLEKESPLAAHFSSKEWVTKLAYLCDIFNFLNELNLSLQGRMTTAFKLADKVAAFKAKLEVWGLRVRKGIFDMFQTLAGILEESEPEPSFSQLVHDHLSQLSEEFERYFPTTKDPRTRKEWIRNPFVNKPGESTLSVLEEDQLIEIANDGSLKSMFETSNLPTFWIKVQAEYPGIATKALKTLLPFPTSYLCETGFSAMTTAKTKLRSRLDIRNTLRVSLSPITPRWDRLVAGKQAQCSH; encoded by the coding sequence atgaataaaaaacaaacatcacTGAAGAGCTTCTTTGAAAAGGAAGAAAGTCCCAATGAGACAGATGAAGACTCCATGACtgctaaaaaaaagaaagctgcatttaaaagaaaatacaatgagTCCTACTTAAATTATGGGTTCATCGCAACTGGCGATTCACATGCCCCAAGCCCACTCTGTCTGTTATGTGGCGAACGGCTATCCAACGAGGCCATGAAGCCTTCAAAACTGGTTCGCCACTTACAGACCAAGCACCCTGCATCAAAAGACAAGCCTTTGGagttttttgaaagaaaaaaacgcgAACACGAAGGACAGAAGCAATTATTGAAGGCCACCACATCAACAAATGTGTCTGCTCTGAGAGCATCATTCTTAGTGGCTAACCGCATTGCCAAGGCTAAGAAGCCCTTCACTATTGGTGAAGAGTTGATCCTGCCTGCCGCTAAGGACATTTGCCAGGAACTTTTAGGAGAGGCTGCGGTTAAAAAAGTGGCACAGGTTCCTCTTTCAGCAAGCACTGTCAGTAGACGAATTAATGAAATAGCAGAAGACATTGAGGTACAATTGTTGGAGAGGATTAATGCGTCACCATGGTACGCAATCCAAGTTGACGAGTCTACTGACGTTGACAACAAGGCAGTGATGCTTGTTTATGTGCGATATATTTTTCAAGAGGATTTGCATGAGGATATGTTATGTGTATTATTGTTGCCAGCCAACACCACAGGTGCAGAACTATTCAAGTCTTTGGATGATTACATATCAGGAAACCTAAACTGGTCATTTTGTGTCGGTATATGCACAGACGGAGCAGCTGCCATGACTGGACGGCTTTCTGGTTTAACTACCCGGGTCAAAGAGGTTGCGTCTGAATGCGACTCTACGCACTGTGTCATCCATAGAGAAATGCTGGCAAGCCGAAAAATGTCACCTGAACTTAACAGCGTTTTGCAAGATGTGATTAAAGTTATTAATCACATAAAAGCACATGCCCTTAACTCACGTCTGTTCGAGCAGCTCTGTGAGGAGATGGACGCGGAGCACAAACGTCTTCTCCTACACACAGAAGTCAGATGGCTTTCTAAAGGTAGAGCACTGGCCAGAGTTTTTGAGTTACGAGACCCGCTTTATAGATTTCTTTTAGAAAAAGAATCGCCACTTGCAGCACATTTCAGTAGTAAGGAATGGGTCACAAAACTTGCTTACTTATGTGACATATTCAACTTTTTGAACGAACTTAATCTGTCACTTCAGGGGAGAATGACAACTGCCTTCAAGTTGGCAGATAAAGTTGCTGCATTTAAAGCCAAACTGGAAGTGTGGGGACTGCGAGTGAGAAAAGGGATATTTGACATGTTTCAAACATTAGCAGGAATTTTGGAAGAGAGCGAGCCTGAGCCTTCATTCTCCCAGCTTGTACATGATCACCTATCTCAGCTTTCAGAAGAGTTTGAGCGCTATTTTCCGACCACAAAAGACCCACGAACTAGGAAGGAATGGATTCGCAACCCATTTGTGAACAAGCCAGGTGAATCGACCTTGTCTGTGCTTGAAGAAGACCAACTGATTGAGATTGCAAATGATGGTAGCCTTAAAAGTATGTTTGAGACTTCAAATCTCCCAACATTCTGGATTAAAGTCCAGGCTGAATATCCTGGGATCGCCACCAAAGCACTGAAAACTCTGCTTCCTTTTCCAACATCCTATCTTTGTGAAACTGGGTTTTCTGCCATGACAACAGCAAAAACGAAATTACGGAGTAGACTGGACATAAGGAACACACTTCGGGTTTCACTGTCTCCCATCACCCCCAGATGGGACCGTCTTGTTGCAGGAAAACAAGCCCAGTGCTCCCACTGA